The Pungitius pungitius chromosome 15, fPunPun2.1, whole genome shotgun sequence nucleotide sequence ttCCAAATAATGACAAAATCTACTTTTCTCCACCATTTTGGCGGGTAGCCTTGAGGTTGGGATTTGGAATTAGGTGTTAAACTTAAGTTTAGGATTACTTCACGGTGAGCGTAAGGGTTAAAGTTGGTTAAAGATTAATGCTTAATGCAAGGCTGGAGGTAAGGAAAGGTGAGAGGAAGGATCGAAGGTTAGGGAATGAATTTGTGTATGTGGTTAGATCCCATATTAGTAGTTTATTAAACTCCTCTATTAATCCGTTTAATTATATAGTCTACATAAAATGACTAGTATATATTATGTCAGTCTGCTGTAGCTACAGACGTCAAAGCCAACACAGTCCTCATTTTGCCAAAAATACGTTGGATTGGTAGagtctgttttttaatttatatatatagagattTTGATTCCTGAGGAAAATGACATGATCGCACACTTACCATAACtctttaaaaacagatatttgctGCCTCCTTGTGGCAGTagtgaaataatacaaaatgtctACATTATCCCTATTTAATTTTCTATGATGGTATAGTTTAAAGCTATACGTTGCTATACATAATGCAATATGTTGTTAGTCAGAGTAATACTCACATGTTGCATCTTCTTTTCAACAGCATTCAGGTGGAGGTCAAAGGCCGTGTGTCATGACCCCACGAGAGCAGCTGAGGAAGATGACGGCGCTGGGAGAGCAAGGGGCTTTGGATGAGAAGCATTGGTACCGTCTGGTCAACGGGATGTCAGCTGGAggtaagaaatagaaaaataacaagGAAGAGACGCCATGTCgtcaaataaaatatgaatagaaGTTTTTTGCCAAATCATCACGGTTAGGAATAGGTGCAGAACATTTTTTGACTGCCAGGTATTGATTTCCGTGGACTGTTACTGCAGTCTCCAGATTTCACAGTCGGTGCACGGTGTTCAGCTCTACCTGACCTgcactgacctttttttttttcttttcttgcagaGCTGAGGCAGAGGCAAGAGATGATAATGAGGAACCAGATGGCCATGGCGCCGCAGATCCTCTCCCAGGGGCAGCAGAGGTTACAAGGGGTCCCGGCACAGTTCGAGCCTCGCTTCATGGAGAGGTCTGTACCTGAATAAACACTCACTACTCGAAAGCGTATATAGCTCTCTGGGGAAGGGCATAAATACTTAAAAAGAAATATCTGATGCAAAAAAACAGCTCTTTATATAATGTCTTGACAGTTTATTTTAATCCTTTTCCCTCATCAGAGAGATGGTTCCCCCCTCCGAGATGGTAGCGTCCGACGGCAGACAAATGCACATGAGCCCTCACCTTGGGCCGCCTCTGCCCCCCCATGCCAACATGCTTCCTGGGAGACCATTCCCTGGAGCAGGTGAGCATGGCTCAATTCAGTTGTCTTGCCTGAGAGAATTTCCAGTATCTCCGTATGTCTTAAGAACAAGAGTAACAGCTGGTCTGCCTTTTTGTTTCTCCCAGCCGGCTACGGCTTCTTGCCCTCGGAGCCCATGGAAACAGTTGCCCGGCGACAGGAGTTCATTCACAAGCAAAACATAGCCAGGTAGCGCATGCAGAGAGTCATCAGCATCTCACAGACACATTCCACCAGCACGCaagatgagacacacacagacagtgtgAAAATGTGGCTGCATCGCTATTGTTGCATAAACATGTCAAACATTATTGTGTTCTCCTGGTCAGAATGGAGATGAATGCCATCCTGCaccagaaggagctggagaacgCCCACCAAAAGGGGCTCATGGGAATGGACAATCCCATGGCGTACTCCTCCAACCCGATGGCGTTCAGAGGCCGCCAGCGCATGCCGGATGGCCACGACGTCTTCGTCCACCGTCCCACCATGGACGACCTGCACTCCAACAGCATCCTGATGTCGGCCAGCCCTTACCCGCCAATCAGCACGCTGCACAGAGAGCGGGGGCGCAGGGCCGGCAGGAGGCCCAACGTCAGCAAGGGCGCGGAGAGCCACGTGTCCCACCTGAAGGGCCAAACGGAAGACAAGGGGGTGGAGCAGAGCCCGGGAGCCGCGtcgggggaggagaaagaggccgAGGCAAAGGGGGACATGGGAGAGGAGTGTCCCGCCAGCAAGCCGCACCACCAAGCCAAGGTGGACTCTGAACTCCCCGCCGGAAGCAGGAAGAACTACAAAGAGGGGGAGGCGGGTCTACGCAAAGCCTGCGTGAACAGTCAGGATGGGTCGGAGGTGGCCAGCAGCGGTGCCAATGATAAAGACCTGTCCAACCAATGCTCGGCTTTCCAGGAGAAATTCATGTATCCCTCGACGGGCGGAGCGCTGACGGGGATGCCTTACATGTTCCCAGTCCCAGGAAACGGTTTCCTTCCCCCTGGTAGGTTTGCAGGAGACGGGTCACAACGCGTCATTTTACCACATCAAATGAAGTGTTACAGCGTACCAACAAAGATGTACGCCGTTGTTTTTCATCAGGTCCACCCAGTCTCTTTCTCAACAATGACGAGGCGTCCGAAGACATAAGGAAGTGGACAGTGAATGATGTGTACAACTTTATCAACAGCGTACCCACTTGTTCAGAATATGCCCAGGTGGGTTTTTGCggccttttgtttgtctttactCTTTTTGTTGCGTCTTTGTTGCGCTCATGTTTTGTCAACTTCACTCTGCAGATGTTCAAAGACCACATGATTGATGGGGAGACTCTGCCCCTCCTGTCAGAGGAGCACCTGCTGGACACGCTGGGACTCAAACTGGGACCAGCTCTTAAGATCCGCTCACAGGTAAGAAACACAAATTCTGACTGAGCTCAACGATGGGATGTGTGTCACTTTGAAATACATCTTTCATCATCATTTGATTTGGGTAAGAATAAAACTGCACATGCAATAGATTGCAAAAGCGTAGATAAGACATAAGTAGCTATTATGAAAGAGCAATATGCAGCCACTAAAGGGAACTAAACTACCGGTCATTTAGTTTAGAACTCCATTGCTTTTATtactgtgacattttaaaatgtgaaatctACCTATGGAGGAACATCCCACTGCATCTCCCTCACATACTTGTCACTCACCGTTGCCTTGGTATCCGACGCTTTTGCAAAGACTAAAATGTCGACTCTCTTCATTTCTCCACAGGTGTCCAGGCGTCTGGGAAACATGGTGTACATGATGAACCTTCCACTCTCCACCTCCACACTGCAGGCCACTGCTGAGAAGCCCGCAGACCGCTCATCGGAGATTGGCTCACCTGTGAACTGCAACAGTGAGGAGATGATGGCGAGCCCAAGGGACCCTGACATCCTCAAGTCAACTGAGCACCTACACGACACAGAAAACAATTCCCCTCCATCAGCCAGCAGTGAGACGGCCTGATCAGAACTGATCTTGTGGACCTCACCGAGCCCTATCTGACTGCCACAGTCCTGGATCTGTTTACATTTTGATTAACTGCATTAAAGATACTTCTTTTCAATGCAGGGGTTCCCACTTGTGCCAGGTATATgctaaatatgtttattttatatataaatgttcttATATTTTTAACAACCACAGTGGAGTGAAATTGATGTGAGAATTGTGAGATAAGAAGATGGTCCAATTAtattttgcttttccttttttacggTACTAGTTTTAAACTTTCTTATTTTTCAAGCTGCTAAGCTCCATTTCTCCAGTAGAGTATCATAAGAACCACAAAAATAATATGGGAATGATTAAACTAATATTTAAGTGAGATACATTTGTATGTTTGATATGCTTTCGCATTTGTTGGATTgtaaataaagctttttttctacCTAGTAAATATTGTAACGAATAATTAAATATCAACAATCAATAttaagagtttcttttttttgcttttaaaccTTTATGAAAGAGAATTTTTCAACGCTGTGCACGAAgcaaaataacacacaatagaatttaatttaatttaaaataagaaaaaaacttCAAGAATTCAAGATTAAGGATTGACATTTGTTACAGAATATTAagcatattatattattaatattaaatattaagtgGAGACTAAGGGAAGACAGAGGTAAAACATATGAAGGCCGAAAGAAAAAAGGGTTTAAGTAAATagtaattaatttaattaattaattgtaaataagataaaagaatggagaattgttttattgtatcATACATCATACGtcgtttttttgtattattgatTTTGACATGCAAAATAACTAAAGGAATATTCATCCAGTTCCAGTATATTataattacaattacaataaatacaaaaaagtaagACATACGAACATACGCATGTGaatcatgcaaaaaaaatgcaagaaAAATATTAGGTCAGAAGAGACAAGAGAGGTTGACCGTTAACCACGTGAACGGAAGTACCGTTTCTCCACCGTTAATCGATAAGTCTCGCGATACTACGCGTCGTGCGCGTGCGCAGCCCCGCGGACGTCGGAGTACTCGGAGGATCATGGCGGAGCGCAGGAGGCACAAGAAGCGGACCCAGGTATACATCACTGGAGTTATGAAAGATTACCAAGTGTTCAGGTTGAAAGAGAACAAATGAAAGCCGGGTGCGGGATCACGAGCCGGTTTTACGTCCGTTAAAGGCCTTCACCGGGCGGCAAATGAAGGAAGACGAGGGCTAGCCCTAGCTAGCATTAGCTGGCTAGCGACAACAAATATTAGTGGCAGTATATTTGATCAGACGTGGCTTCTTGAGATATGTAATTGCGTATAAGTTCGAACTCGCACGCTAACATTCACACGAGGGTGCTGTCGTGACGGCTCCGGACGAGCTGTCTCTGCGGTCCGCCACCCTTCTCTTCTTTTGAACTGGCTGCACCGTTAAACGTTTTTCAAGATAAGCTGCGTCAGCTCTAACGTGGACAAGACGTGTTCGGTCCTAAAGTGAGACAATCTGCGGGGATTTTAATTCACCAGTTAACCAGCTCGTAAGGCGGCGTAACAGCTGTGCTGCTGGCCGTGTGGATTCAGCTGCGTTTGGAAGAGCGTTGCGTCAATTTCAGGATAAACGACAGTTTACTGAAGGGCTACAGGTGCACAGGGCATGCTCTAATAGTCGTAGTGTTTGGGGATTTTGGGCCTTTCCTTTACACATTTCTGATGTGTTCGTCCGTCCTACCATATTGCGTGAGACatgagctgtttgtgtgttttataccATACATGTGGTCAGGGTTTGATTGGGGTTTGTTGTGTGATGAACCTGGAGTGGGAATAAAATCAATTGGATTCAGTATAAACtaatataaagaaatatattttttggtaTATTCGATGTTTGCTTCTCAAGGTATTAAACATAGCTGAAGATATTTACACCTACTGGTTGGTCAAAAATATTCAACAGTCCTACAGTATGATGCAACATCTTGTGTTTTTCCCGTGTTGCAAATTGGCCACCGCATTTTGTTGTTTATCTCTTTTTTACATCATGATTTTACAATAGATCTCTCTATCTTTCAAATCCTTGGATAACATGTTGCACTTTTTATATGTAATTGGTACTTGCTAAATTGCTGTTGGATTGATGTGCAGTGGTGCAACTATTCTACAATTAAATGCTAGTTATAACGTACCAAATTGATTATTATAGTACACACTGTACACAGGTAGTATATATGGATTTGAGACGCTGCACTAGCGTCCCACAAAACAGTCTGATTAAAGTGATTTGAAATGAGTTACTTTCACACAATGGGCGGTCATTTGAAGATCAATGAAAATTTTGATTTTGTTCGGTAAACTTACCTGTAACTACTACACTTTTTAGTTTATACGATACAATTCAACAGCATCTTAGTGTGCCAGTATTAGTGTAGTTTTCTGTTTGACTTCAGctgcacaacaaaaacatgctGTTATCTCATTGATAGATACACCTGAAGCCAAAAGAGGCTTTCAGTTACAGGTCATATAATCAATACCTCCTTTTTTTCATATActattttatttggtttttaacgattttttttatataatccTTTTTTCAACCGGACAACTATTCCTATCATATGCTCTGCATTATTGCACCTACATATAAGAAACACTCCTGTGTAAGCGCAGTGTGTTAATGCAGTTCAACAGTGGCTAAGACTCCGCTTACATAAGGATCATATGTGAATGAATCAGCAACATCTCTCTGAAACAGTTTCAACTTCATACAGGTGGGATTTGAAACCCAGTTGTTGCATTATTATGTGGTGGgtgttctgtgtgtttgagTTCAGTTGCATAACAACGTACACGGTTATCTCCTTTGGCTTTTAAAAGTCACCACGCTGCATTGCATCACAGTTCTCTGCTTTTTTGATGTGGTTCCTCTTGGTTTTTAAGTTGTATAATTTGATGAAATGGATTTCATACTAAGCCAAAACTGTTTTTAGAAATGGACCAGTACTGGTGTAGTGAGGATCACAAGACACCTGCCTTTTATATATAACGGCTGTTCGACCAGAACAGCTAATACTCATGTGGTCAGGCTAGGTAGATCATATACACAGTGACCAGGGCCTTTTTGTACGGGGTCTCATGTAACCAAGCTGTGCGACTGATGTTCCTGCTCCTTTTTAATACAAAAGCTTGTTTCACTGCCTCGTCTTCCTCATGTTGTCGACACCAGCCAGCTGGACTGAACCGGGATGATGCTCCCATTTCCT carries:
- the samd7 gene encoding sterile alpha motif domain-containing protein 7 produces the protein MTPREQLRKMTALGEQGALDEKHWYRLVNGMSAGELRQRQEMIMRNQMAMAPQILSQGQQRLQGVPAQFEPRFMEREMVPPSEMVASDGRQMHMSPHLGPPLPPHANMLPGRPFPGAAGYGFLPSEPMETVARRQEFIHKQNIARMEMNAILHQKELENAHQKGLMGMDNPMAYSSNPMAFRGRQRMPDGHDVFVHRPTMDDLHSNSILMSASPYPPISTLHRERGRRAGRRPNVSKGAESHVSHLKGQTEDKGVEQSPGAASGEEKEAEAKGDMGEECPASKPHHQAKVDSELPAGSRKNYKEGEAGLRKACVNSQDGSEVASSGANDKDLSNQCSAFQEKFMYPSTGGALTGMPYMFPVPGNGFLPPGPPSLFLNNDEASEDIRKWTVNDVYNFINSVPTCSEYAQMFKDHMIDGETLPLLSEEHLLDTLGLKLGPALKIRSQVSRRLGNMVYMMNLPLSTSTLQATAEKPADRSSEIGSPVNCNSEEMMASPRDPDILKSTEHLHDTENNSPPSASSETA